The Paramicrobacterium fandaimingii DNA segment GCGAATATCTGACTCGAGCTGCCGCGGAACGTCGAGCGGGCTCGACACGTTGATCGTGACGAGTCCGCTGTCGCGTGCATGGCTCAAGAGGCGAGATACCGAGGATCTCGAGGTATGAAGCTCGTCTGCGATGGCATCCATTGTGAGGTCTTGCAGGTAGTAGAGCTGTGCCGCGGTCAGGGCATCGCGGGTCTTCGCCGACAGAGTGTTCGACGGGAGTTTGGCCAATGTTCTCTCCTTGCACGTTTGTGCATCAAGTTTGAACGCCAGTGTAGCTTCTGTCGAGGATGGACAGAGACGGATAAGCCAGCGCACCGCGGCATCCGACGATTACCCGATGAGGAGTGGACAATGGCGAGCGAGAATTCCGGCACCGTCAGCACGCGAGATTCAGTGCGTGCGATCGCGGATCGTCCCCATGCGAGTGTGCTCATCATCGGTGGGGGCATCAACGGCATCTCCACATTCCGAGACCTCGCGCTGCAGGGCGTTGATGTCACGATCGTCGAGCGCGACGACTGGTGCTCCGGAGCATCCGCGGCGTCATCTCACATGATCCACGGCGGTGTTCGCTACCTCGAGAACGGCGAATTCCGCCTCGTGCGTGAGTCGGTTCAGGAGCGCAACAGCCTTGTGAAGATCGCCCCCCACTACGTGAAACCACTCGAAACAACGGTGCCGATCTTCTCGACGTTCTCGGGGATTCTGGCGGCGCCGCTTCGATTCCTGACGCACAAGCAGGGAAAGCCGACCGAGCGAGGTGCCTTCCTGATAAAGATCGGCCTGATGATGTACGACTCGTTCTCCCGTGACGGGGGAGCGGTGCCCCGGCACTCGTTCCGCGGTCGCACAGCGTCGCTGAAACAGCATCCGGCTTTCAATAAGGATCTCAAATACACAGCGACCTACTTCGACGCCTCTGTTCACGACCCCGAGCGGCTCGCTCTCGATGTGCTGCGCGACGGCATCGCGACAGGCCCACATGCCCGGGCGGCCAACTACGTCGAAGCCGTCGGATTCGACGACGGCGGCGTGACGCTTCGGGACAACGCATCGGGCGAGACGTTCACGATGACGGCAGACGTGATCGTGAATGCCAGCGGCCCCTGGACCGACCTCACGAACGAGGCACTCGGAAACCGCACGTCGTATATGGGCGGAACCAAAGGCTCGCACATTGTTCTTGACAACCCGGAGCTGCTCGAGGCGACGGGCGGAAACGAGATCTTCTTCGAGCATGAAGACGGCCGCATCGTGCTCATCTACCCGCTCAAGGGCCGCGTGATGGTCGGCACAACAGACATCGAGGCAGACCCCTCACAGCCCGCTGTGTGCACGGACGAGGAAGTCGACTACTTCTTCGACCTCGTGAAGCACGTGTTCCCCGATGTGAACGTTGAGCGCTCGCAGATCGTCTACCGCTTCTCGGGCATCCGGCCGCTGCCAGGGCACGGTGACACACAGCCTGGGTTTGTGTCGCGTGACTACCGCATCGTTCCGACGGATCTTGACGGAACGCCGATGCTGAGCCTCGTCGGAGGCAAGCTGACGACATTCAGGGCGCTCGGCGAGCAGCTCGGCGACGAAGTTCTGGGGCACGTCGCAGCAGAGCGCAGCGTTTCGACGGCGGGCATGCCGATCGGCGGAGGTAAGGGTTACCCGACAACGGATGCCGCGCGCACGACGTGGCTTGCCGCGCACAGCGACTCCCTCTCACGTCACCGCGCCGACGTGCTGCTCGAGCGCTATGGCACGCGCGCGGAATCCGTCATCGACGAACTTGAGGCGACGGGCGACTCACCACTCGTGCACGCCCCCGACTACTCGCGTGAAGAGATCGAGTATCTCGTGCGCACGGAACAGGTCGTTCACCTCATCGATGTGCTCAAGCGTCGCACCAGTCTCGCCTTCACCGGTACGGTGAGCGACGAGCTGCTCGATGAGATCAATCCGATCGTCGCCGCGGAGCTCCATTGGAGTGACGCGGAGGCGGCCGCAGAACGGGCAGAGGCAGCCCGCGTACTGCGCGATGCCCACGGCGTCGTGCTCTCTGGACGAAGGGAGACCCCGACTCCCGCATAACCCGAAGTGCTCTCACTCTTGTTACCGCACCGAGACACGGTTAGATTCTGAAGTGAGAGACGAGTTACACCCACCTG contains these protein-coding regions:
- a CDS encoding glycerol-3-phosphate dehydrogenase/oxidase; translated protein: MASENSGTVSTRDSVRAIADRPHASVLIIGGGINGISTFRDLALQGVDVTIVERDDWCSGASAASSHMIHGGVRYLENGEFRLVRESVQERNSLVKIAPHYVKPLETTVPIFSTFSGILAAPLRFLTHKQGKPTERGAFLIKIGLMMYDSFSRDGGAVPRHSFRGRTASLKQHPAFNKDLKYTATYFDASVHDPERLALDVLRDGIATGPHARAANYVEAVGFDDGGVTLRDNASGETFTMTADVIVNASGPWTDLTNEALGNRTSYMGGTKGSHIVLDNPELLEATGGNEIFFEHEDGRIVLIYPLKGRVMVGTTDIEADPSQPAVCTDEEVDYFFDLVKHVFPDVNVERSQIVYRFSGIRPLPGHGDTQPGFVSRDYRIVPTDLDGTPMLSLVGGKLTTFRALGEQLGDEVLGHVAAERSVSTAGMPIGGGKGYPTTDAARTTWLAAHSDSLSRHRADVLLERYGTRAESVIDELEATGDSPLVHAPDYSREEIEYLVRTEQVVHLIDVLKRRTSLAFTGTVSDELLDEINPIVAAELHWSDAEAAAERAEAARVLRDAHGVVLSGRRETPTPA